A section of the Tamandua tetradactyla isolate mTamTet1 chromosome 4, mTamTet1.pri, whole genome shotgun sequence genome encodes:
- the UBE2T gene encoding ubiquitin-conjugating enzyme E2 T, which translates to MQRSSRLKRELSLLATEPPPGITCWQEKDQTDDLQAQIVGGANTPYEKGIFKLEVIVPERYPFEPPKIRFLTPIYHPNIDSAGRICLDVLKLPPKGAWRPSLNIATVLTSIQLLMSEPNPDDPLMADISSEFKYNKPVFLKNAKQWTEKHARQKQKADEEEMPHNLPEAPDSGVYNTAQKKKAGYLGGVEKKFRPDI; encoded by the exons ATGCAGAGATCTTCACGTCTGAAGAGAGAGCTCAGCCTGTTAGCCACAGAGCCACCTCCAGGCATCACATGCTGGCAAGAAAAGGACCAAACAGATGATCTCCAAGCTC aaaTAGTAGGTGGGGCCAACACACCTTATGAAAAAGGTATTTTCAAGCTGGAAGTTATCGTTCCTGAAAG GTACCCATTTGAACCCCCTAAGATCCGATTTCTGACTCCAATCTATCATCCAAACATTGATTCTGCTGGAAGgatttgtctagatgttctcaaATTACCACCAAAA GGTGCCTGGAGACCATCCCTCAACATTGCAACTGTGTTGACTTCTATTCAGCTGCTCATGTCAGAACCCAACCCTGATGATCCTCTCATGGCTGACATA TCTTcagaatttaaatataataagcCAGTCTTCCTCAAGAATGCCAAGCAGTGGACAGAGAAGCATGCAAGGCAGAAACAGAAG GCTGATGAGGAAGAGATGCCTCATAATCTACCAGAGGCCCCTGACTCAGGAGTATACAACacagcacagaaaaagaaagccGGGTATCTGGGAGGAGTAGAAAAAAAATTTCGTCCTGATATTTAG